From a region of the Zingiber officinale cultivar Zhangliang chromosome 10B, Zo_v1.1, whole genome shotgun sequence genome:
- the LOC122030224 gene encoding dnaJ homolog subfamily B member 4-like → MGVDYYKIMGVDKSAKEDDLKKAYRKLAMKWHPDKNPNNKKEAEEKFKQISEAYEVLSDPQKRAIYDQYGEEGLKGEFPPPGADGSGNASFFSGNGGGGATVFRFNPRNADDIFAEFFGFSSPFGGMGGGGASNGGVRVGGTRFSNSFFGDDLFGSAAFGAAEGPMNSRRPQKAAPIENILPCSLEELYKGTSKKMKISREIADASGKTLPIEEILTIKIKPGWKKGTKITFPEKGNERPNMIPADIVFIIDEKPHPVFTREGNDLVAAQTLSLVEALTGYTVHLTTLDGRSLTIPINNVIHPAYEEVVPGEGMPLPKDPTKKGKLRIKFDIKFPARLSPEQKVGIKRLLPP, encoded by the exons ATGGGCGTCGACTACTACAAGATTATGGGCGTCGACAAGAGCGCCAAGGAGGACGACCTCAAGAAGGCCTACCGGAAACTCGCCATGAAGTGGCACCCGGACAAGAATCCTAACAACAAGAAGGAAGCCGAGGAAAAATTTAAGCAGATCTCCGAGGCCTACGag GTTCTAAGCGATCCTCAGAAGCGCGCAATCTACGACCAATACGGGGAAGAAGGCCTGAAGGGGGAGTTTCCGCCGCCAGGGGCCGATGGTTCTGGGAACGCCTCCTTCTTCTCCGGCAACGGAGGCGGCGGCGCCACTGTCTTCCGGTTCAACCCCAGGAACGCTGACGATATATTCGCGGAGTTCTTCGGCTTCTCGAGCCCGTTCGGTGGCATGGGTGGCGGAGGAGCAAGCAACGGGGGCGTCCGTGTCGGGGGGACGCGGTTCTCCAACTCCTTCTTCGGCGACGACCTCTTCGGTTCGGCGGCGTTTGGCGCGGCGGAGGGGCCGATGAACTCCCGTCGGCCGCAGAAGGCGGCTCCGATCGAGAACATACTTCCCTGCAGCCTGGAGGAGTTGTACAAAGGCAcctccaagaagatgaagatctCCAGAGAGATTGCCGACGCAAGTGG GAAAACTCTACCGATCGAGGAAATCCTCACTATCAAGATAAAGCCCGGTTGGAAGAAAGGCACTAAGATTACGTTCCCGGAGAAAGGAAACGAGCGCCCCAATATGATCCCCGCTGACATCGTCTTCATCATCGACGAGAAGCCGCACCCTGTGTTTACGAGGGAAGGGAACGACCTTGTTGCGGCGCAAACGCTCTCCCTCGTCGAAGCATTAACCGGTTACACTGTCCATTTGACGACGTTGGATGGCAGAAGCCTCACGATTCCTATAAACAACGTGATTCATCCTGCTTACGAGGAGGTTGTTCCTGGCGAAGGCATGCCATTGCCCAAGGATCCAACCAAGAAGGGGAAGCTGAGGATCAAGTTCGATATCAAATTCCCGGCGAGGCTTAGTCCGGAGCAGAAGGTCGGAATTAAAAGGTTGCTGCCTCCTTAA